From a region of the Marasmius oreades isolate 03SP1 chromosome 7, whole genome shotgun sequence genome:
- a CDS encoding uncharacterized protein (CAZy:GH30), giving the protein MLHYTRIAAYLSLVGPSVILAATISSTPAQTILGIGGSGAWWPHDLFRFPEATRQNLSNLLFSQDGMGLSSYRWNVGAGGVGVSNPVRAPETFYLGPGNYNWSADPQGVYFLTEASKRGVTDLTMFANSAPAPLTSGKTSCGSNFVTGSGDAYGTFLADVVEHFRNAGPNIRFISPINEPDSDFGPVPCGQEGMKVVSTQRAEVVNGLWNALNRKGLATTVGILADESNNLGSASSEYKNWLPQVIDKVAALVHHTYDFPSDASYTSYISSTKATFPNKQTWMSEICCSLGNADGSGRGWSQGYDPTIKNALMFSGLIFQSFIVAGEPHYDFWTLVSNGKCISFGRTHS; this is encoded by the exons ATGTTACACTACACCCGGATCGCAGCCTACCTATCACTGGTGGGCCCTTCTGTCATCCTTGCGGCCACTATCTCTTCAACACCTGCCCAAACCATCCTTGGTATAGGTGGATCTGGTGCATGGTGGCCACACGATCTTTTCAGATTTCCTGAAGCTACTCGCCAGAACCTCTCAAACCTTCTCTTTTCTCAAGATGGTATGGGCCTTTCGAGCTACCGATGGAACGTTGGCGCTGGTGGTGTAGGCGTATCGAATCCCGTCCGTGCACCCGAAACCTTCTATTTAGGCCCAGGAAACTACAACTGGTCTGCGGATCCTCAAGGAGTGTATTTCTTGACAGAGGCCTCCAAGCGCGGCGTCACAGACTTGACCATGTTCGCCAACAGTGCCCCAGCTCCTCTGACATCCGGAAAGACGAGCTGCGGTTCTAATTTTGTGACCG GGTCTGGTGACGCCTATGGGACGTTCCTCGCAGATGTTGTGGAGCATTTCCGGAACGCAGGACCCAATATTAGATTTATTTCTCCCATAAACGAACCAGACAGTGATTTTGGCCCTGTACCTTGTGGTCAGGAAGGCATGAAGGTCGTTTCGACGCA ACGGGCTGAGGTGGTTAATGGTTTGTGGAACGCTCTTAATAGGAAAGGGTTGGCAACTACCGTTGGTATCCTGGCGGATGAATCCAACAATCTCGGCTCGGCGTCGAGTGAGTACAAGAATTGGTTGCCGCAGGTGATCGATAAG GTGGCAGCCCTTGTACACCATACCTACGATTTTCCTTCAGATGCTAGCTATACTTCCTATATCAGCTCGACCAAAGCTACTTTCCCGAACAAGCAGACGTGGATGTCG gagatatgttgtTCTTTAGGAAATGCGGATGGTTCTGGACGAGGATGGTCACAAGGATACGACCCAAC TATCAAGAACGCTCTCATGTTCTCTGGGCTGATTTTCCAAAGCTTTATTGTCGCTGGAGAGCCTCATTATGAC TTCTGGACGCTCGTCTCTAATGGTAAATGTATTTCTTTCGGCCGTACGCACTCGTAA
- a CDS encoding uncharacterized protein (CAZy:GH30) — translation MLHYTRIAAYLSLVGPSVILAATISSTPAQTILGIGGSGAWWPHDLFRFPEATRQNLSNLLFSQDGMGLSSYRWNVGAGGVGVSNPVRAPETFYLGPGNYNWSADPQGVYFLTEASKRGVTDLTMFANSAPAPLTSGKTSCGSNFVTGSGDAYGTFLADVVEHFRNAGPNIRFISPINEPDSDFGPVPCGQEGMKVVSTQRAEVVNGLWNALNRKGLATTVGILADESNNLGSASSEYKNWLPQVIDKVAALVHHTYDFPSDASYTSYISSTKATFPNKQTWMSEICCSLGNADGSGRGWSQGYDPTIKNALMFSGLIFQSFIVAGEPHYDFWTLVSNGLGCSPLNNAACVNNPNSNGWNDGLIYYDGAYATNRNFQLYLTKRFWTYKHFGNFIKPGSQRHAITGTGATNNMIAVSTSSKYFVVAMNPTNSATSLTLTFPENVCGVASYRTSASEDFAHLGAATKSGSNWVLPLNAMSLTTYEFNRAAC, via the exons ATGTTACACTACACCCGGATCGCAGCCTACCTATCACTGGTGGGCCCTTCTGTCATCCTTGCGGCCACTATCTCTTCAACACCTGCCCAAACCATCCTTGGTATAGGTGGATCTGGTGCATGGTGGCCACACGATCTTTTCAGATTTCCTGAAGCTACTCGCCAGAACCTCTCAAACCTTCTCTTTTCTCAAGATGGTATGGGCCTTTCGAGCTACCGATGGAACGTTGGCGCTGGTGGTGTAGGCGTATCGAATCCCGTCCGTGCACCCGAAACCTTCTATTTAGGCCCAGGAAACTACAACTGGTCTGCGGATCCTCAAGGAGTGTATTTCTTGACAGAGGCCTCCAAGCGCGGCGTCACAGACTTGACCATGTTCGCCAACAGTGCCCCAGCTCCTCTGACATCCGGAAAGACGAGCTGCGGTTCTAATTTTGTGACCG GGTCTGGTGACGCCTATGGGACGTTCCTCGCAGATGTTGTGGAGCATTTCCGGAACGCAGGACCCAATATTAGATTTATTTCTCCCATAAACGAACCAGACAGTGATTTTGGCCCTGTACCTTGTGGTCAGGAAGGCATGAAGGTCGTTTCGACGCA ACGGGCTGAGGTGGTTAATGGTTTGTGGAACGCTCTTAATAGGAAAGGGTTGGCAACTACCGTTGGTATCCTGGCGGATGAATCCAACAATCTCGGCTCGGCGTCGAGTGAGTACAAGAATTGGTTGCCGCAGGTGATCGATAAG GTGGCAGCCCTTGTACACCATACCTACGATTTTCCTTCAGATGCTAGCTATACTTCCTATATCAGCTCGACCAAAGCTACTTTCCCGAACAAGCAGACGTGGATGTCG gagatatgttgtTCTTTAGGAAATGCGGATGGTTCTGGACGAGGATGGTCACAAGGATACGACCCAAC TATCAAGAACGCTCTCATGTTCTCTGGGCTGATTTTCCAAAGCTTTATTGTCGCTGGAGAGCCTCATTATGAC TTCTGGACGCTCGTCTCTAATG GACTCGGTTGTTCGCCTCTGAATAATGCTGCCTGCGTGAACAACCCGAACTCGAACGGCTGGAAT GATGGACTGATCTATTATGACGGTGCTTACGCGACGAATAGGAACTTCCAGCTTT ACCTTACAAAACGTTTCTGGACTTATAAGCACTTTGGTAACTTCATCAAAC CCGGAAGCCAACGACATGCTATCACCGGAACTGGCGCGACCAATAACATGATTGCCGTGTCTACCTCATCCAAGTATTTCGTCGTCGCAATGAACCCCACCAATAGCGCAACTTCTCTTACATTAACCTTCCCGGAGAACGTTTGTGGTGTGGCGTCGTACAGGACTTCGGCTTCGGAAGACTTTGCACATCTCGGAGCGGCTACGAAGAGTGGTAGTAATTGGGTGCTGCCTTTGAATGCCATGAGTCTAACGACTTACGAATTCAATCGTGCCGCGTGCTAG
- a CDS encoding uncharacterized protein (CAZy:GH17): MYTQYRDRPSSPNGRPSFQQDYFHENIPASHSATHIPLVAPTTNYGAQPIAAASGELGQYYDDDRHHDSGMYRSQSAGQGGSGVGLGAAGASASAMGATSRPHFGDRRENMDQDANEQWLHSTQSRSGNKRSKWMIIGGVALLVLIIIIAVVVGVVVSRKNKNSTSSSSGRTADPNNAANFQKDSRLKRSFYGFAYTPTGSLLPNCGNKLEEVIRDVQLLSQLTPRIRLYGADCNQTALVLDAIARTKVDLQVYLGNYPIPTNNSAYQRQRDDIQDAIKKFGVDHVAGITVGNEFILNYLSANGGTDQSPDSAAGNQGAAILIDNIKDTKSMITGMNLPKDIPIGNADAGSFFNKQVLQNVAYGMSNVHPWFANVTVETAADWTFQFFQDNNVNPAAQLSNKPQMSIAETGWPTKSSDEGNKSNGASLASTENLQKFIDTFVCRANQNGVQYFFFEFCDEPWKDQQFGGVEGWWGLFNSDRTLKNITIPDCAAP, translated from the exons ATGTATACCCAGTATAGAGACCGGCCTAGCAGTCCCAACGGTAGACCGTCTTTCCAGCAAGACTATTTCCACGAAAACATCCCG GCGTCCCACTCTGCTACACATATTCCCCTCGTCGCTCCCACTACCAACTATGGTGCCCAACCAATTGCAGCGGCTTCAGGAGAGTTAGGGCAGTACTACGATGATGACCGACACCATGACAGCGGAATGTATCGTAGTCAAAGTGCTGGTCAAGGTGGCTCCGGTGTAGGTTTGGGTGCTGCGGGTGCATCGGCTTCGGCAATGGGAGCGACATCACGCCCTCACTTTGGAGATAGAAGAGAGAATATGGATCAAGATGCGAATGAGCAGTGGTTGCACAGTACGCAATCAAGGTCCGGAAATAAACGATCCAAATGGATG ATCATCGGTGGTGTGGCGTTGCTCGTTCTCATTATCATCATCGCTGTCGTTGTCGGCGTGGTGGTGTCACGAAAGAATAAGAATTCcacatcttcgtcttcaggTAGAACAGCCGATCCCAACAATGCGGCGAATTTCCAGAAGGATTCTCGACTTAAGAGATCTTTCTATGGGTTTGCTTATACGCCCACAGGTTCTTTGTTGCCTAACTGTGGAAACAAATTGG AGGAGGTTATTAGGGACGTCCAA CTTTTGTCTCAACTAACACCG AGAATTCGTCTATATGGGGCAGATTGTAATCAGACCGCCCTCGTC CTCGATGCGATTGCTCGAACCAAGGTTGACCTGCAAGTATACCTGGGCAACTATCCGATACCTACAAACAACAGTGCGTATCAACGGCAACGGGATGATATTCAGGATGCCATTAAGAAGTTTGGGGTTGATCATGTCGCTGGCATTACTGTCGGAAATGAATTCATTCTCAA TTACCTCAGTGCAAACGGAGGCACAGATCAGAGTCCAGATAGTGCCGCCGGTAATCAAGGAGCAGCAATACTCATTGACAATATCAAGGACACAAAGAGCATGATTACTGGGATGAATCTGCCCAAGGACATTCCGATCGGGAATGCGGATGCTGGAAGTTTCTTTAACAAACAAGTTTTGCAGAATGTTGCCTATGGG ATGTCGAACGTCCACCCCTGGTTCGCGAATGTGACCGTTGAGACCGCGGCTGATTGGACATTCCAATTTTTCCAAGATAACAATGTCAATCCAGCAGCTCAGCTATCGAACAAACCTCAGATGTCTATTGCGGAGACTG GATGGCCGACA AAATCTTCTGACGAAGGAAACAAGTCGAATGGAGCCTCGTTAGCGTCAACGGAGAATCTTCAG AAATTCATCGACACCTTCGTTTGTCGGGCTAACCAGAATGGAGTACAATACTTCTTCTTTGAG TTTTGCGATGAACCTTGGAAGGATCAACAATTTGGTGGTGTTGAAGGATGGTGGGGACTCTTCAATAGCGA CCGTACCCTCAAGAACATCACTATTCCAGATTGTGCAGCCCCTTGA
- a CDS encoding uncharacterized protein (CAZy:GH30), which yields MLHYTRIAAYLSLVGPSVILAATISSTPAQTILGIGGSGAWWPHDLFRFPEATRQNLSNLLFSQDGMGLSSYRWNVGAGGVGVSNPVRAPETFYLGPGNYNWSADPQGVYFLTEASKRGVTDLTMFANSAPAPLTSGKTSCGSNFVTGSGDAYGTFLADVVEHFRNAGPNIRFISPINEPDSDFGPVPCGQEGMKVVSTQRAEVVNGLWNALNRKGLATTVGILADESNNLGSASSEYKNWLPQVIDKVAALVHHTYDFPSDASYTSYISSTKATFPNKQTWMSEICCSLGNADGSGRGWSQGYDPTIKNALMFSGLIFQSFIVAGEPHYDFWTLVSNGLGCSPLNNAACVNNPNSNGWNDGLIYYDGAYATNRNFQLCMFRAVFHCLHQLLSVQTLQNVSGLISTLVTSSNPEANDMLSPELARPIT from the exons ATGTTACACTACACCCGGATCGCAGCCTACCTATCACTGGTGGGCCCTTCTGTCATCCTTGCGGCCACTATCTCTTCAACACCTGCCCAAACCATCCTTGGTATAGGTGGATCTGGTGCATGGTGGCCACACGATCTTTTCAGATTTCCTGAAGCTACTCGCCAGAACCTCTCAAACCTTCTCTTTTCTCAAGATGGTATGGGCCTTTCGAGCTACCGATGGAACGTTGGCGCTGGTGGTGTAGGCGTATCGAATCCCGTCCGTGCACCCGAAACCTTCTATTTAGGCCCAGGAAACTACAACTGGTCTGCGGATCCTCAAGGAGTGTATTTCTTGACAGAGGCCTCCAAGCGCGGCGTCACAGACTTGACCATGTTCGCCAACAGTGCCCCAGCTCCTCTGACATCCGGAAAGACGAGCTGCGGTTCTAATTTTGTGACCG GGTCTGGTGACGCCTATGGGACGTTCCTCGCAGATGTTGTGGAGCATTTCCGGAACGCAGGACCCAATATTAGATTTATTTCTCCCATAAACGAACCAGACAGTGATTTTGGCCCTGTACCTTGTGGTCAGGAAGGCATGAAGGTCGTTTCGACGCA ACGGGCTGAGGTGGTTAATGGTTTGTGGAACGCTCTTAATAGGAAAGGGTTGGCAACTACCGTTGGTATCCTGGCGGATGAATCCAACAATCTCGGCTCGGCGTCGAGTGAGTACAAGAATTGGTTGCCGCAGGTGATCGATAAG GTGGCAGCCCTTGTACACCATACCTACGATTTTCCTTCAGATGCTAGCTATACTTCCTATATCAGCTCGACCAAAGCTACTTTCCCGAACAAGCAGACGTGGATGTCG gagatatgttgtTCTTTAGGAAATGCGGATGGTTCTGGACGAGGATGGTCACAAGGATACGACCCAAC TATCAAGAACGCTCTCATGTTCTCTGGGCTGATTTTCCAAAGCTTTATTGTCGCTGGAGAGCCTCATTATGAC TTCTGGACGCTCGTCTCTAATG GACTCGGTTGTTCGCCTCTGAATAATGCTGCCTGCGTGAACAACCCGAACTCGAACGGCTGGAAT GATGGACTGATCTATTATGACGGTGCTTACGCGACGAATAGGAACTTCCAGCTTTGTATGTTCCGAGCTGTTTTCCACTGTCTCCATCAACTCCTTTCTGTTCAGACCTTACAAAACGTTTCTGGACTTATAAGCACTTTGGTAACTTCATCAAAC CCGGAAGCCAACGACATGCTATCACCGGAACTGGCGCGACCAATAACATGA